The Flaviramulus sp. BrNp1-15 genome has a window encoding:
- a CDS encoding xanthine dehydrogenase family protein molybdopterin-binding subunit — MTPSKTLTFSRRSFLKSSALASGGILIGFNLFNACKPEAKVPVDISQLNFNDFNAFIKISDEGKVTIFSPNPEIGQGVKTSMPMLIAEELDVPWEDVYVQQGVLDTKNYKNQIAGGSQSIRQNWDPLRQTGSTAKQMLVNAAAAKWGVDASECSAKQGVITNSNGETLGYGDVVKDAAGMEVPENVSLKDPKDFTIIGKATANVDIDKIITGKPLFGLDYKEEGMVYASVLRPPAFGQVLDTFDATAAKAQPGVIDVITIGEKTRNFLNKGYISWTAISSTTDKVVVIANSTWAAIKGKNAIKATWKVETPLEDTQLHNQKLSELLDGNKFDTRRSDGNVKKAFAEADKVIERTYEAPFLPHNCMEPMNFFASVTPEKVRLVGPIQTPEEAAKVASALLDREIEDIEVEMTRMGGGFGRRLYSDFAIEAVEISDAIKKPVKMVSTREDDMNTGVYRPSTKYKIAASIKDGKLTGYHLKEACINGNMYGLIPNFFPAGALENYKVDTANYQSNITTGAWRAPYTNFLASAEQSFFDEIAEEMGVDRIQLHLDLLENVKNNPDPKIEYSPERLQGVIKLAIEKSNWGKTDSNVYQGFSVYYCHNSHVAEVADIVMENGIPSVKKVTCAVDCGVVVNPLGALNQVKGGIIDGIGHTMYSDFGFENGKPQSNNFNTYQLIRMGQTPKVDVHFVENDIAPTGLGEPTLPPVGAAVANAIYKATGKRLTKQPYMSNMNVGEKVIG, encoded by the coding sequence ATGACACCTTCAAAAACATTAACATTCAGCAGAAGATCATTTTTAAAATCTTCAGCTTTAGCCAGTGGCGGTATATTAATAGGTTTTAATTTATTTAATGCCTGCAAACCAGAAGCGAAAGTTCCAGTAGATATTAGTCAGTTAAATTTTAACGATTTTAATGCCTTTATTAAAATTTCAGATGAAGGTAAAGTGACTATTTTTTCACCTAATCCAGAAATTGGTCAAGGTGTAAAAACATCAATGCCAATGCTTATTGCAGAAGAGTTGGATGTGCCTTGGGAAGATGTTTACGTTCAACAAGGAGTTTTAGATACAAAAAATTATAAAAATCAAATAGCAGGAGGCAGTCAGTCAATAAGACAAAATTGGGATCCGTTAAGACAAACAGGTTCTACAGCAAAACAAATGCTTGTTAATGCAGCAGCTGCAAAATGGGGAGTTGATGCTTCAGAATGCTCAGCTAAACAGGGTGTTATTACAAATTCAAATGGGGAAACTTTAGGCTATGGTGATGTTGTAAAAGATGCCGCAGGAATGGAAGTTCCAGAAAATGTATCGCTTAAAGACCCAAAAGATTTTACCATTATTGGTAAAGCAACCGCCAATGTTGATATAGATAAAATTATAACAGGAAAACCTTTATTTGGTTTAGATTACAAAGAAGAAGGTATGGTTTACGCCTCGGTTTTAAGACCACCTGCTTTCGGACAGGTTTTAGATACTTTTGATGCAACAGCAGCTAAAGCACAACCTGGAGTTATAGATGTTATTACAATTGGTGAAAAAACAAGAAACTTCTTAAATAAAGGATATATTAGTTGGACCGCTATTTCAAGTACTACAGATAAAGTTGTTGTAATTGCAAATTCAACTTGGGCTGCTATAAAAGGAAAAAATGCTATTAAAGCAACCTGGAAAGTAGAAACACCTTTAGAGGATACACAATTACACAACCAAAAACTATCAGAATTATTAGATGGTAATAAGTTTGATACCAGAAGGTCTGATGGTAATGTAAAAAAAGCATTTGCCGAAGCCGATAAGGTTATTGAACGTACATATGAGGCGCCTTTTTTACCACATAATTGTATGGAACCTATGAACTTTTTCGCAAGTGTTACTCCAGAAAAAGTACGTTTAGTTGGTCCTATTCAAACACCAGAAGAAGCAGCAAAAGTGGCATCTGCATTATTAGATAGAGAGATTGAAGATATTGAAGTAGAAATGACCAGAATGGGTGGCGGTTTTGGAAGACGTTTATATAGTGATTTTGCTATAGAAGCTGTAGAAATTTCAGATGCTATAAAAAAACCAGTTAAAATGGTTTCTACAAGAGAAGATGATATGAATACTGGGGTTTATCGTCCGTCAACAAAATATAAAATTGCAGCTTCAATTAAAGATGGAAAACTTACAGGTTATCATTTAAAAGAAGCTTGTATTAATGGGAATATGTATGGTTTAATACCAAATTTCTTTCCGGCAGGTGCTTTAGAAAATTATAAGGTTGACACTGCGAATTATCAAAGCAACATAACTACAGGAGCTTGGAGAGCGCCATATACTAACTTTTTAGCAAGTGCAGAACAAAGCTTTTTTGATGAAATTGCCGAAGAGATGGGAGTAGATCGTATTCAATTGCATTTAGATTTATTGGAAAATGTAAAGAACAATCCAGATCCAAAAATTGAATATAGCCCAGAACGATTACAAGGCGTTATAAAATTAGCTATTGAAAAATCTAATTGGGGTAAAACAGATTCGAATGTTTATCAAGGGTTTTCAGTGTATTATTGTCATAATTCACATGTAGCTGAAGTTGCAGATATCGTAATGGAAAATGGTATACCAAGTGTAAAGAAGGTGACTTGTGCAGTTGATTGTGGTGTTGTTGTAAATCCATTAGGAGCTCTAAATCAAGTAAAAGGTGGTATTATTGACGGTATTGGTCACACGATGTATTCTGACTTTGGATTTGAGAATGGTAAACCACAATCTAATAATTTCAACACTTATCAACTTATAAGAATGGGACAAACACCAAAAGTAGATGTTCATTTTGTAGAAAACGATATAGCACCAACCGGTTTAGGAGAACCCACATTACCTCCAGTTGGGGCTGCAGTTGCAAATGCTATATACAAAGCAACAGGCAAAAGACTCACAAAACAACCATACATGAGTAATATGAATGTTGGTGAGAAAGTTATTGGCTAA
- a CDS encoding (2Fe-2S)-binding protein: protein MPTFNLKINNKTYTVEADMDTPLLWVLRDQIDLVGTKYGCGIGQCGACTVHVDGNAMRSCLLQVSQAEGMDITTIEGLSEDGTHPVQEAWKEIDVPQCGYCQSGQIMTASAFLNRNPNPSNEEIRNAMHGNICRCASYNSIEEAVKVASEKLS, encoded by the coding sequence ATGCCAACATTCAACTTAAAAATTAATAATAAAACCTATACTGTTGAAGCAGATATGGATACACCATTATTGTGGGTTTTAAGAGACCAGATAGATTTAGTAGGAACTAAATACGGTTGTGGTATTGGACAATGTGGCGCCTGTACAGTACATGTAGATGGTAATGCCATGCGTAGTTGTTTGCTTCAGGTATCTCAAGCTGAAGGTATGGATATCACTACAATTGAAGGACTTTCTGAAGATGGAACGCATCCTGTACAAGAAGCCTGGAAAGAAATTGATGTGCCGCAATGTGGTTATTGTCAATCCGGACAAATTATGACGGCATCTGCGTTTTTAAATAGAAATCCGAATCCGAGTAATGAAGAAATACGAAATGCCATGCATGGTAATATTTGTAGATGTGCATCCTACAATAGTATTGAAGAAGCTGTAAAAGTAGCTTCAGAAAAATTAAGTTAA
- a CDS encoding YheT family hydrolase, whose protein sequence is MPLLTSNYKPVFYFKNGFVSTVYSGLARRVSLAQERERITLSDGDFLDLDWSYSESKTNKLIILLHGLEGHSKRPYMTGAAKLFNKNGVDAVCVNFRGCSEETNLNYYSYHSGETKDLETVIKHAISTKNYSEIYLKGISLGGNVVLKYVGEGNDVPNEVKAVISISVPCDLNGSCKELHKVKNKLFHDRFLKDLVNHLKTKQKLYSNELSLEEVNSIKTLLDFDNVYTSKAHGFKDALEYYEKSSCLQFLPNIKIPSLIINALNDSFLSAECYPVKEAKTNHNLFLEMPNHGGHVGFIDKNNIYYNEKRALEFTKTMLKR, encoded by the coding sequence ATGCCTTTATTGACAAGTAATTACAAACCTGTATTTTACTTTAAAAACGGATTTGTTTCAACCGTATATTCAGGTTTAGCAAGACGTGTATCTTTAGCCCAAGAGCGTGAACGAATAACACTTTCAGATGGAGATTTTTTAGACTTAGATTGGAGTTATTCTGAATCAAAAACCAATAAGCTAATTATTTTATTGCATGGTTTAGAAGGGCATTCCAAACGCCCTTACATGACTGGTGCAGCTAAACTCTTTAATAAAAATGGAGTAGATGCTGTTTGTGTTAATTTTAGAGGCTGTAGCGAAGAAACTAACTTAAATTATTATAGTTATCATTCTGGTGAAACTAAAGATTTAGAAACGGTTATAAAACATGCTATTTCCACAAAAAACTATTCCGAAATCTATTTAAAAGGTATTAGTTTGGGTGGGAATGTGGTGTTAAAATATGTAGGTGAAGGAAACGATGTACCTAATGAAGTTAAAGCGGTAATATCTATTTCTGTACCTTGTGATTTAAATGGTTCTTGTAAAGAACTTCATAAAGTAAAAAACAAATTATTTCATGATAGGTTTTTAAAAGATTTAGTCAATCATCTAAAAACAAAACAGAAACTTTATTCGAATGAATTGAGTTTAGAAGAAGTGAATTCCATAAAAACATTATTAGATTTTGATAATGTTTATACCTCAAAAGCACACGGTTTTAAAGATGCTTTAGAATATTACGAGAAGTCAAGTTGCTTACAATTTCTTCCAAATATTAAAATACCATCATTAATTATAAATGCCTTAAACGATTCATTTTTATCTGCAGAATGTTACCCTGTTAAAGAAGCCAAAACTAACCATAATTTATTTTTAGAAATGCCAAATCATGGAGGTCATGTTGGATTTATTGATAAAAATAATATTTACTATAATGAAAAAAGAGCTTTAGAATTTACTAAAACTATGTTAAAACGTTAA
- a CDS encoding TonB-dependent receptor plug domain-containing protein, giving the protein MKRITSYLLIFICFCFSVINAQKNSKVIIKGTAIDSIGRPVVNASILVDDIENNSKTNRKGLFKLKLDYKPEKLKFISSVYGYKELEYNGEKDLNVIFVSDSANIDLISIMNRKKVKNIKSQMVYNTVYDYFRARVSGVQVSGDNRVVIRGITSFNSSTDPLFIVNGSPVSNIIDIDPNQIKSVTIIKDSKAAEYGVRGANGVILITLIK; this is encoded by the coding sequence ATGAAAAGAATAACAAGCTATTTATTAATTTTTATCTGTTTTTGTTTTTCTGTTATTAATGCTCAGAAAAACTCTAAAGTCATAATAAAGGGGACTGCGATAGATTCAATTGGTAGACCTGTAGTAAATGCTTCAATTTTGGTAGATGATATTGAAAATAATAGTAAAACCAATCGCAAGGGGCTATTTAAGTTAAAACTGGATTACAAACCTGAAAAACTCAAGTTTATTTCTTCTGTTTATGGTTATAAAGAGTTAGAATATAATGGCGAAAAGGACTTAAATGTGATTTTTGTTAGTGATAGTGCAAATATCGATTTAATTTCTATTATGAATAGAAAAAAAGTAAAAAACATAAAATCGCAGATGGTGTATAATACTGTTTACGATTATTTTAGAGCCAGAGTTAGTGGTGTTCAAGTAAGTGGTGATAACCGAGTGGTTATAAGAGGTATAACTAGTTTTAACAGTTCTACAGATCCTCTTTTTATAGTTAATGGTTCTCCTGTGAGTAATATAATTGACATAGACCCTAATCAAATTAAATCGGTAACAATCATTAAAGATTCCAAAGCTGCTGAATACGGTGTAAGAGGGGCTAATGGGGTTATTCTTATAACCCTAATTAAGTAA
- the ade gene encoding adenine deaminase: MKLQGQIVDIENKRIYKGEITLKNGKIQSIKEKQHDVNHYILPGFVDAHIHIESSMLVPSEFAKLAVTHGTVATVSDPHEIANVLGVEGVEFMIKNGKKVPFKFNFGAPSCVPATNFESAGAVIDSDAIKTLLENPDIKYLAEMMNYPGVLFDDEEVMKKLAWAKHYNKPIDGHAPGLRGDDISKYISAGISTDHECFTYEEAFEKLQKGMKVLIREGSAAKNFEALINLLPEHFENMMFCSDDKHPDDLIVDHINKLCARAVAKGIDVFKVLQVACVNPVKHYNLDVGLLKEGDDADFIVVEDLKDFKTLQTYINGELVFDEGESMIKQVSFKNLNNFNCNKKQVSDFRFESSALRLRSEQVKIRVIEALEGQLVTNEIFSNALISEGNLVSNIEEDILKMTVVNRYNDDKPAIAFIKNFGLKVGAIASSVGHDSHNIIAVGVNDESICKAVNLLIKNKGGICTVSNTEEKIVPLPVAGIMSDKDGETVGKQYAELDAMAKQLGSKLNAPYMTLSFMALLVIPSLKLSDKGLFNGDTFEFVDLVC, from the coding sequence TTGAAATTACAAGGACAAATAGTCGATATAGAAAATAAACGTATTTACAAAGGAGAAATCACTTTAAAAAATGGAAAAATTCAATCTATTAAAGAAAAACAACATGATGTAAACCATTATATACTTCCTGGATTTGTAGATGCACATATTCATATAGAAAGTTCTATGTTAGTGCCCAGTGAGTTTGCAAAATTAGCCGTAACTCATGGTACTGTGGCAACAGTTTCAGACCCACACGAAATAGCAAACGTTTTAGGTGTTGAAGGTGTTGAGTTTATGATTAAAAACGGTAAAAAAGTACCATTTAAATTCAATTTTGGTGCACCATCTTGTGTGCCAGCAACAAATTTTGAATCGGCAGGAGCGGTTATAGATTCTGATGCCATTAAAACACTACTTGAAAATCCAGATATCAAGTATTTAGCAGAAATGATGAACTATCCTGGAGTTTTGTTCGATGACGAAGAGGTAATGAAAAAATTAGCTTGGGCTAAACATTATAATAAACCCATTGATGGTCATGCACCTGGTTTAAGAGGAGATGACATTTCAAAATATATAAGTGCCGGAATTTCAACTGATCATGAGTGTTTTACTTATGAGGAAGCCTTTGAGAAACTTCAAAAAGGGATGAAAGTATTAATTCGAGAGGGTAGTGCTGCTAAGAATTTTGAAGCATTAATAAATTTGCTTCCAGAGCATTTTGAAAATATGATGTTTTGTAGTGATGACAAACATCCGGACGATTTAATAGTAGACCATATTAATAAATTATGTGCAAGAGCTGTTGCAAAAGGTATTGATGTGTTTAAAGTACTGCAAGTAGCTTGTGTAAACCCTGTTAAGCATTACAATTTAGATGTTGGTTTATTAAAGGAAGGCGATGATGCAGATTTTATTGTAGTTGAAGATTTAAAAGATTTTAAAACGCTTCAAACATACATTAACGGGGAATTGGTTTTTGATGAAGGTGAATCTATGATTAAACAAGTTTCGTTTAAAAATCTAAATAATTTCAATTGTAATAAAAAACAGGTTTCCGATTTTAGATTTGAATCTTCAGCACTTCGACTGCGTTCAGAACAAGTTAAAATACGAGTTATTGAAGCTTTAGAAGGCCAGTTAGTAACCAATGAGATTTTCTCTAATGCTTTAATTTCAGAAGGAAATTTGGTTTCTAATATAGAAGAAGATATTTTAAAAATGACTGTGGTTAATCGTTATAACGATGACAAACCTGCTATCGCATTTATCAAAAATTTTGGTTTAAAAGTAGGTGCTATAGCAAGTTCAGTTGGTCATGATTCACACAATATTATAGCTGTAGGAGTTAACGATGAGTCTATATGCAAAGCGGTAAATCTATTAATTAAAAATAAAGGCGGTATTTGTACGGTTTCTAATACCGAAGAAAAAATAGTTCCGTTACCAGTAGCTGGAATTATGAGTGATAAAGATGGTGAAACTGTAGGTAAGCAATATGCTGAATTAGATGCAATGGCAAAACAATTAGGTTCTAAATTAAATGCACCATATATGACCTTATCATTTATGGCTTTATTGGTCATCCCATCACTTAAATTAAGTGATAAAGGATTGTTTAATGGAGATACATTTGAATTTGTTGATTTGGTTTGTTAA